A stretch of the Archangium violaceum genome encodes the following:
- a CDS encoding YncE family protein — protein MLALLAPLALGACTSSEVPELDYSIEQPWPSGPELPPVGSGRIIITNSMDDTLSLLDLDTMLSPDWGELARIPVGLNPVELEGPHHSAISPRGDYYYVGLSYFVPGAGSGPHGAHGTGTADGYCLKLDAKTHRLVGSVRVDRNPGDLIISADGRTLFQTHFDMVKITEVAKRGGPESEMDARMAIIDADTLTRKAMVPVCPAPHAVRLSPDGTRAYVACISDEVAVVRLDTEGYPVTRIKMPNPGTALAPRHEPYALTLSPTDGALWVSSLESRTLHYLDPETLTVVPERSIYDLGGSPMFGVVSADGRTLYMPYQRIDAVAVIDTATSARKGDIHLSSEGCINVHQVELTPDGKHALAVCEGDQQGPGTLHVLDLEEGTVVKTVRVGIFPDSVAILRGTP, from the coding sequence CTGCTCGCGCTGCTGGCCCCGCTCGCGCTCGGGGCATGCACGAGCTCGGAGGTGCCGGAGCTCGACTACTCCATTGAGCAGCCGTGGCCCTCGGGGCCGGAGCTGCCCCCGGTGGGCAGTGGGCGCATCATCATCACCAACAGCATGGACGACACGCTGAGCCTGCTGGACCTCGACACGATGCTCTCGCCGGACTGGGGCGAGCTGGCGCGCATCCCGGTGGGGCTCAACCCCGTGGAGCTGGAGGGGCCGCACCACTCCGCCATCTCTCCACGCGGGGACTACTACTACGTGGGCCTCTCCTACTTCGTGCCCGGCGCGGGCTCGGGTCCGCACGGGGCGCACGGCACGGGCACGGCGGATGGCTACTGCCTCAAGCTGGATGCGAAGACCCACCGGCTGGTGGGCTCGGTGCGCGTGGACCGCAACCCGGGAGACCTCATCATCAGCGCGGATGGCCGCACGCTGTTCCAGACGCACTTCGACATGGTGAAGATCACCGAGGTGGCGAAGCGCGGCGGCCCCGAGAGCGAGATGGATGCCCGCATGGCCATCATCGACGCGGACACCCTGACGCGAAAGGCGATGGTGCCGGTGTGTCCCGCGCCGCACGCGGTGCGTCTGTCCCCGGACGGGACGCGGGCCTATGTGGCCTGCATCTCGGACGAGGTCGCCGTGGTGCGGCTGGACACCGAGGGCTACCCCGTCACCCGCATCAAGATGCCCAACCCGGGCACCGCCCTGGCACCGAGGCACGAGCCGTACGCGCTCACCCTGTCGCCCACGGATGGAGCGCTGTGGGTGAGCTCGCTCGAGAGCCGCACGTTGCACTACCTGGACCCCGAGACCCTCACGGTGGTGCCGGAGCGGTCCATCTACGACCTGGGCGGCTCGCCCATGTTCGGCGTCGTCAGCGCGGATGGCCGCACGCTCTACATGCCCTACCAGCGCATCGACGCCGTGGCCGTCATCGACACCGCGACGTCCGCCCGGAAGGGGGACATCCACCTCTCGTCCGAGGGCTGCATCAACGTGCACCAGGTGGAGCTGACACCAGACGGAAAGCACGCGCTCGCGGTGTGCGAGGGCGACCAACAGGGCCCCGGCACGCTGCACGTGCTGGATTTGGAGGAGGGCACGGTGGTGAAGACGGTGCGGGTGGGAATCTTCCCGGACTCGGTGGCCATCCTGCGGGGGACGCCATGA
- a CDS encoding c-type cytochrome gives MRWLGLGTVLLAVGCGPTPAAEYGEKLFSDPTLSTSQYNAFSCATCHATTATPPADKMYSGLSLHNVASRPHWWGGYETRLLDAVNFCYTAFMRGVTPLTPEDPKSRALYEYLVGLSPDASAPAQPFTLVKDITNVPRGNAGRGEHVYRAACQDCHGEAHTGKGRPTELAPILPEVSQEYGTLFPNVPPGLVFIEKVRHGRFFGVGGNMPPYSLEALSDEDLGALLTFLDL, from the coding sequence ATGAGATGGCTGGGATTGGGCACGGTGCTGCTCGCGGTCGGCTGCGGCCCCACACCCGCGGCGGAATACGGCGAGAAGCTGTTCAGCGACCCGACGCTCTCGACGAGCCAGTACAACGCCTTCTCGTGCGCCACGTGCCACGCCACGACGGCCACGCCTCCCGCGGACAAGATGTACTCGGGGCTGTCGCTCCATAACGTGGCCTCCCGTCCCCACTGGTGGGGTGGCTACGAGACGCGCCTGCTGGACGCGGTGAACTTCTGCTACACGGCCTTCATGCGTGGCGTCACCCCGCTCACGCCCGAGGACCCCAAGAGCCGCGCCCTCTACGAGTACCTGGTGGGCCTCAGCCCGGACGCGAGCGCGCCCGCGCAGCCCTTCACCCTCGTCAAGGACATCACCAACGTCCCCCGGGGCAACGCCGGGCGCGGCGAGCACGTGTACCGTGCCGCGTGTCAGGACTGTCACGGCGAGGCCCACACCGGCAAGGGCAGGCCGACGGAGCTCGCCCCCATCCTCCCCGAGGTCTCCCAGGAGTACGGCACGCTCTTCCCCAACGTGCCCCCGGGGTTGGTGTTCATCGAGAAGGTGCGCCACGGCCGCTTCTTCGGCGTCGGCGGAAACATGCCACCCTACAGCCTCGAAGCCTTGTCCGATGAGGACCTGGGTGCGCTGCTTACCTTTCTCGACCTCTAG
- a CDS encoding TIGR02265 family protein: MNSTSTAQSSQGPGSQQELEQRLAVVGPKDTTRGFLFIAALDFMKTEANAEALKRCMEAAGNTNFTAFFSYPVATLLKLTYAAARELSGKYNGFDGAMQQLGFRAAPRFLESTTGKMLLSLVGKDPKRLIDSMPSAYKAAWEHGGCTLTWNGPRSGRLTYVNAIPVAYFSGSVLQILSAAQLKNAQAIGRQTSLSESTVDFSWD; encoded by the coding sequence ATGAACAGCACTTCGACGGCGCAGTCTTCCCAGGGACCCGGCTCACAGCAGGAGCTGGAGCAACGGCTGGCCGTGGTCGGCCCCAAGGACACCACGCGCGGATTTCTCTTCATCGCCGCGCTGGATTTCATGAAGACAGAGGCGAACGCGGAGGCCCTGAAGCGCTGCATGGAGGCCGCCGGCAACACGAACTTCACGGCCTTCTTCTCCTACCCTGTCGCCACCCTGCTCAAGTTGACCTACGCCGCCGCGCGGGAGCTGAGCGGCAAGTACAACGGTTTCGACGGCGCGATGCAGCAACTGGGCTTCCGCGCCGCGCCCCGCTTCCTGGAGTCCACCACGGGCAAGATGCTGCTGTCGCTGGTGGGCAAGGATCCCAAGCGTCTCATCGACAGCATGCCCAGCGCCTACAAGGCGGCGTGGGAACACGGTGGGTGCACGCTGACGTGGAACGGGCCCAGGAGCGGCCGGCTCACCTACGTCAACGCCATCCCCGTCGCCTACTTCTCCGGCTCGGTGCTGCAGATCCTCTCGGCCGCGCAACTCAAGAACGCGCAAGCCATCGGCCGGCAGACGAGCCTCAGCGAGAGCACGGTGGACTTCTCCTGGGACTAG
- a CDS encoding terpene synthase family protein: MNVIEGEALERWAKYLGVHAKHAVFRKLQRSHFPVLLGRCHPEASREAIRGALDFLIWNFSWDDQVDVGEVPAEWVRQQSELALAVLEGAIPYNDAPPLLWLLASIRERIAERMPAEWMERFIHSCACYFKGTIWEAEVRSNRVCLDVDTYIELRRLSVGTYMGFTQVEAIEGFLLPEEVLSHPALTQLIETATDVIAWANDLFSLAQDLKDDFHPNLVFSLQKQYGLELQAAIDKAVEMHDAAVRRFIEQEKNLPSFGEHDANVARLVTGVRRWIRANVDWSIQTGRYEEGGEAELAPQRSRVA; this comes from the coding sequence ATGAATGTCATCGAGGGCGAGGCGCTGGAGCGCTGGGCGAAGTACCTGGGTGTCCATGCGAAGCACGCGGTCTTCCGCAAGCTGCAGCGCAGCCACTTCCCCGTGCTGCTGGGGCGGTGCCACCCGGAGGCCTCGCGGGAGGCGATTCGCGGGGCACTGGACTTCCTCATCTGGAACTTCTCGTGGGATGACCAGGTGGACGTGGGCGAGGTGCCCGCCGAGTGGGTCCGCCAGCAGAGCGAGCTGGCCCTGGCGGTGCTCGAGGGGGCCATTCCCTACAACGACGCGCCGCCGCTGCTCTGGCTCCTGGCGAGCATCCGCGAGCGCATCGCCGAGCGGATGCCCGCGGAGTGGATGGAGCGCTTCATCCATTCCTGCGCCTGCTACTTCAAGGGCACCATCTGGGAGGCGGAGGTCCGCAGCAACCGCGTCTGTCTGGACGTGGACACGTACATCGAGCTGCGCCGCCTGTCGGTGGGCACGTACATGGGCTTCACCCAGGTGGAGGCCATCGAGGGCTTCCTGCTGCCCGAGGAGGTGCTGTCGCACCCGGCCCTCACGCAGCTCATCGAGACGGCCACGGATGTGATTGCCTGGGCCAACGATCTGTTCTCGCTGGCGCAGGACCTGAAGGACGACTTCCATCCCAACCTGGTGTTCTCGCTCCAGAAGCAATACGGGCTGGAGCTCCAGGCGGCCATCGACAAGGCGGTGGAGATGCACGACGCGGCCGTGCGGCGCTTCATCGAGCAGGAGAAGAACCTGCCCTCGTTCGGCGAGCACGACGCGAACGTGGCCCGGCTCGTGACGGGTGTGCGCCGATGGATTCGCGCCAACGTGGACTGGTCCATCCAGACGGGGCGCTACGAGGAGGGGGGCGAGGCCGAGCTCGCTCCCCAGCGCTCGCGCGTGGCCTGA
- a CDS encoding DUF2203 domain-containing protein, producing the protein MRYFGVEEANRLIPLLTRTFEKVRPWVERAHSTVRELKSLLGAGAGAERTAPLRAERDALLEKIRAELEQLHELGVELKAADGLVDFRALKGGRPVYLCWRFGEPAVQHWHELDGGFAGRRPIVDARDFAPSYLS; encoded by the coding sequence ATGCGCTACTTCGGAGTGGAAGAGGCCAACCGTCTCATCCCGCTGCTCACCCGTACCTTCGAGAAGGTGCGCCCGTGGGTGGAGCGCGCGCATTCCACTGTCCGCGAGCTGAAGTCACTCCTGGGCGCCGGGGCCGGAGCGGAGCGCACCGCGCCCCTGCGCGCCGAGCGCGACGCGCTGCTCGAGAAGATCCGCGCCGAGCTGGAGCAGCTCCATGAGCTGGGCGTGGAGCTCAAGGCCGCCGATGGCCTGGTGGATTTCCGGGCCCTCAAGGGAGGGCGACCCGTCTACCTCTGCTGGCGATTCGGCGAGCCGGCCGTGCAGCACTGGCACGAGCTGGACGGCGGCTTCGCGGGACGGCGGCCCATCGTCGACGCCCGGGACTTCGCCCCCTCCTACTTGAGCTGA
- a CDS encoding NmrA/HSCARG family protein produces MFRPLTVLVTGATGKQGGALARLLLKRGHRVLAFVRSPDSPLAKDLQQRGAELTPGDFDDPDSLERAMRGVDAVFAVATPFTSGGLEGEVRYGRHLIDAAKLAHVSHFIYSSVAGADQNTGIPHFETKHVVEEHLRHSGLPYTIVAPVFFMENFLGPAFAQRLHEGVLSMALPPHRGLQMVPVADIAAFCARVLEWPEELFGRRIEVASDEVTGEQAAALISYVSGHKLRYEEIPLEAVRSRSEDLGLMFEWFQREGYHVDVSLMRRDYPEVGWHTFEDWARAQDWDALLGTTWRGPVAAEPSPT; encoded by the coding sequence ATGTTCCGACCCCTGACAGTGTTGGTGACCGGTGCCACCGGAAAACAGGGCGGCGCGCTGGCCCGACTGCTCCTGAAACGAGGTCACCGGGTGCTCGCCTTCGTCCGCTCTCCGGATTCGCCCCTGGCGAAGGACCTGCAGCAACGCGGCGCGGAGCTCACCCCGGGTGACTTCGATGACCCGGACAGCCTCGAGCGCGCCATGAGGGGCGTGGACGCCGTGTTCGCCGTGGCCACGCCCTTCACCTCGGGCGGTCTCGAGGGTGAGGTGCGCTACGGCCGCCACCTCATCGACGCCGCGAAGCTCGCTCACGTGAGTCACTTCATCTATTCCTCGGTGGCGGGCGCGGACCAGAACACGGGCATTCCCCACTTCGAGACGAAGCACGTGGTGGAGGAGCACCTGCGCCACAGCGGCCTGCCCTACACCATCGTGGCCCCCGTCTTCTTCATGGAGAACTTCCTCGGGCCCGCGTTCGCCCAGCGACTGCACGAGGGCGTGCTCTCCATGGCGCTGCCGCCCCACCGCGGGCTGCAGATGGTCCCCGTGGCGGACATCGCCGCCTTCTGCGCCCGGGTGCTGGAGTGGCCCGAGGAGCTCTTCGGCCGGCGCATCGAGGTCGCCTCCGACGAGGTAACGGGTGAACAGGCCGCGGCCCTCATCTCCTACGTCAGCGGGCACAAGCTGCGCTACGAGGAGATTCCCCTGGAGGCCGTCCGCTCGCGCAGCGAGGACCTGGGACTGATGTTCGAGTGGTTCCAGCGCGAGGGCTACCACGTCGACGTCTCCCTGATGCGCCGGGACTACCCCGAGGTGGGCTGGCACACCTTCGAGGACTGGGCCCGCGCGCAGGACTGGGATGCCCTTCTAGGTACCACCTGGCGGGGCCCCGTCGCCGCCGAACCCTCGCCCACCTAG
- a CDS encoding YgaP-like transmembrane domain has product MASRTGRWTRMLAGAALVVGGLSSGSGRGKLLSLVGLVPLLAGAFDVCLFGPLFGLPVKGEAIRRKVGLIGEDSLLPHPPMALTERPTLLH; this is encoded by the coding sequence ATGGCTTCGAGGACGGGACGCTGGACACGCATGTTGGCGGGGGCGGCCCTGGTGGTGGGCGGGCTGTCCTCGGGCTCCGGTAGGGGGAAGCTGCTGTCACTGGTGGGGCTGGTGCCCCTGCTCGCCGGAGCGTTCGACGTCTGTCTTTTCGGTCCACTCTTCGGCCTGCCCGTGAAGGGCGAGGCCATCCGTCGCAAGGTGGGGCTCATCGGCGAGGACTCGCTGTTGCCCCATCCGCCGATGGCCCTCACGGAGCGCCCCACGCTGCTGCACTAG
- a CDS encoding ornithine cyclodeaminase family protein, producing the protein MSTLLLSRTDVIRHMEALTLLSEMRDAFRTDAEHRSVEPQRARGALHEHGSALVVFPGTLQGIPAYTVKVHAKFPGRSPAIQGVLQLHDLETGALLAVMDSGHLTALRTGVVGALAADVLARQDASRVALIGAGAQASMQLKSLRLVRSLNHVRVYDVDVARAVDFATRMYKALDLPVRPAMSVEEAVEDADIVITATPSREPFLYPGMIRGGTHITALGADEPGKAELAAGLLRQSTFFCDHRALNVAMGAPAGVGLGDEVIHAELGEVLAGTKKGRTDAGQVTLFGAVGLPFQDLVAAWHVYQVARTDDAVQRVDFGA; encoded by the coding sequence ATGAGCACGCTCCTTCTCTCCCGCACCGACGTCATCCGCCACATGGAGGCCCTCACCCTTCTCTCGGAGATGCGCGACGCCTTCCGCACGGACGCCGAGCACCGCTCGGTGGAGCCCCAGCGTGCCCGGGGGGCCCTGCACGAGCACGGCAGCGCCCTGGTGGTCTTCCCCGGCACCCTTCAAGGCATCCCCGCCTACACCGTGAAGGTCCACGCGAAGTTCCCCGGCCGCTCTCCGGCCATCCAGGGCGTTCTGCAGCTGCATGACCTGGAGACGGGGGCGCTGCTGGCGGTGATGGACTCGGGGCACCTCACGGCGCTGCGCACCGGGGTGGTGGGGGCGCTGGCCGCGGACGTGCTCGCCCGGCAGGACGCCTCCCGGGTGGCGCTCATCGGCGCGGGGGCCCAGGCCTCGATGCAGCTCAAGAGTTTGCGGCTGGTGCGCAGCCTCAACCACGTGCGCGTGTATGACGTGGACGTGGCGCGGGCCGTGGACTTCGCCACCCGCATGTACAAGGCGTTGGACCTCCCGGTGCGGCCCGCCATGTCGGTGGAGGAGGCGGTGGAGGACGCGGACATCGTCATCACCGCCACGCCCTCGCGCGAGCCCTTCCTCTATCCGGGGATGATTCGCGGAGGCACGCACATCACCGCGTTGGGCGCGGACGAGCCGGGCAAGGCCGAGCTCGCCGCCGGGTTGCTGCGCCAGTCCACCTTCTTCTGTGATCACCGCGCGTTGAATGTCGCCATGGGCGCGCCCGCGGGCGTGGGCCTGGGTGACGAGGTCATCCACGCGGAGCTGGGCGAGGTGCTGGCCGGGACGAAGAAGGGCCGGACCGACGCGGGGCAGGTCACCCTCTTCGGTGCGGTGGGCCTGCCCTTCCAGGACCTGGTCGCCGCGTGGCACGTCTATCAGGTCGCGCGGACGGACGACGCGGTACAGCGCGTGGACTTCGGAGCCTGA
- a CDS encoding ATP-binding protein translates to MSRLEAGGGGQPRGSALMRDQDPPQPLRTSVPERGEHRLAVLLRRHREDILTDWAHALHAHALEHASEGVPPRDHLPGFLELLADAAENAHDEPGAREPQALTQEHALERLEQGCTPEEVAFEYRLLRACILQRLAREGHGPSLTELELLDEAIDQGVIHALTRYGQVRERMLHALERVSQVALESEDVDTFLPKLLRVLMEAAVAVDGALILLREGDLLRLRAAEGLGAGRAMAEGFSISMDQGISGEVISGRRPLQVRSAATDPRMSYDLPRELGLRATYSVPLLHGETLIGVAHMGSRTVFDFSESDKLLFRTMMTRATGFIVQARLAERERLARDEAQRSLAQLNTLLEAAPVGIGFLDRELRYLRVNDTLAKLNGQPVAFHLGKTVREVLPGEIADTHERLLRRILATGQPVSNHEFTSRNPDDTGPTHHWLGNYYPVRAESGEVLGVGCVVVDITKQKEVETELRRSGELREQLIGVLGHDLRNPLNAISASAYLLQRSEDLEDSAAQRAVERIRNSAARMTRMLSDILDFALSSMGGGLPVHRERANLHDICRSALEELQVAHPGRQLELDARGDGWGWWDPDRLTQVLGNLVSNALNHGRPDSPVRVEVRDAGSEVRLSVHNEGEPISPELQAMLFQPFRRGAIGKAATRSVGLGLYIVRQVARAHGGEVELRSSRNEGTTFTVRLPRDAPARLTSSPVA, encoded by the coding sequence ATGAGCAGACTCGAGGCTGGCGGCGGGGGGCAGCCTCGGGGGAGCGCGCTCATGCGGGACCAGGATCCACCTCAACCGCTCCGGACCTCCGTGCCGGAGCGCGGTGAACACCGGCTGGCGGTGCTCCTCCGACGACACCGGGAGGACATCCTCACCGACTGGGCGCATGCCCTGCACGCGCATGCTCTGGAGCACGCATCGGAAGGCGTGCCGCCACGCGACCACCTCCCCGGCTTCCTCGAGTTGCTGGCGGACGCGGCGGAGAACGCCCACGACGAACCGGGAGCGAGGGAGCCCCAGGCCCTCACCCAGGAGCACGCGCTGGAGCGGTTGGAGCAGGGATGCACGCCCGAGGAGGTGGCCTTCGAGTACAGGCTGCTGCGCGCTTGCATCCTCCAGCGGCTGGCACGAGAGGGCCACGGGCCGAGTCTCACCGAGCTGGAGCTGCTCGACGAGGCCATCGACCAGGGCGTCATCCACGCCCTCACCCGCTACGGCCAGGTGCGCGAACGGATGCTCCACGCACTGGAGCGCGTGTCCCAGGTGGCGCTCGAGAGCGAGGACGTGGACACCTTCCTGCCCAAGCTGCTGCGGGTGCTGATGGAGGCGGCGGTGGCGGTGGACGGGGCCCTCATCCTCCTGCGCGAGGGGGACCTGCTGCGGCTGCGCGCGGCGGAGGGCCTCGGGGCGGGGCGAGCCATGGCCGAGGGCTTCAGCATCTCCATGGACCAGGGCATCTCCGGCGAGGTGATCAGCGGGCGGCGGCCCCTCCAGGTGCGCTCGGCCGCCACCGACCCGCGGATGAGCTACGACCTCCCCCGCGAGCTCGGCCTGCGCGCCACCTACAGCGTCCCGCTCCTACACGGCGAGACACTCATCGGCGTGGCGCACATGGGCTCGCGGACCGTCTTCGACTTCAGCGAGTCCGACAAGCTGCTCTTCCGCACCATGATGACCCGCGCCACCGGCTTCATCGTGCAGGCGAGGCTGGCGGAGCGCGAGCGGCTCGCACGGGACGAAGCCCAGCGCTCACTGGCGCAGCTCAACACACTGCTGGAGGCCGCCCCGGTGGGAATCGGCTTCCTGGACCGGGAGCTCCGCTACCTGCGAGTCAACGACACCCTGGCGAAGCTCAACGGCCAGCCGGTGGCCTTCCACCTGGGGAAGACGGTGCGAGAGGTGCTGCCCGGGGAGATCGCCGACACCCACGAGCGCCTCTTGCGGCGGATACTGGCGACGGGCCAGCCGGTATCCAACCACGAGTTCACCAGCCGGAACCCTGACGACACGGGCCCCACGCACCACTGGCTGGGCAACTACTACCCGGTGCGCGCCGAGAGCGGCGAGGTGCTGGGGGTGGGCTGCGTGGTGGTGGACATCACGAAGCAGAAGGAGGTGGAGACCGAGCTACGCCGCTCGGGCGAGTTGCGCGAGCAGCTCATCGGGGTGCTGGGGCATGACCTGCGCAACCCGCTCAACGCCATCAGCGCCTCGGCCTACCTGCTGCAGCGGAGCGAAGACCTGGAAGACAGCGCCGCCCAGCGCGCGGTGGAGCGCATCCGCAACAGCGCGGCGAGGATGACGCGGATGCTCAGCGACATCCTCGACTTCGCTCTCAGCAGCATGGGTGGCGGCCTGCCCGTGCACCGCGAGCGGGCGAACCTGCACGACATCTGCCGGAGCGCGCTGGAGGAGCTCCAGGTGGCCCACCCGGGCCGTCAGTTGGAGCTGGACGCGAGGGGCGATGGCTGGGGCTGGTGGGACCCGGACCGGCTGACGCAGGTGTTGGGCAACCTGGTGAGCAATGCCTTGAACCACGGCCGGCCGGACAGTCCCGTGCGCGTGGAGGTGCGAGACGCCGGGAGCGAGGTGCGCCTCTCCGTGCACAACGAGGGAGAGCCCATCTCCCCCGAGCTGCAGGCGATGC